From the Labrus mixtus chromosome 17, fLabMix1.1, whole genome shotgun sequence genome, one window contains:
- the sh3bp2 gene encoding SH3 domain-binding protein 2 isoform X4 produces MSSPEVCWPVPMRAIGAQNLLTMPGGVSNAGYLHKKGGSQFSLMKWPLRYTIIHKGCVYYFKSSTSPAPQGAFSLNGYNRVMRAAEETTSSNVFPFKIVHYSKKHRTWFFSAASEDERRKWMRFLRREIDYYNDRNECLFSSDSDSDADSFYGSIERPMDIKHPVDNTDDDYGEDDDDDEEDYLQPDSDCSPTSTVSSGRPTGPPPSYPPPPVPATFQLRQDSSPGFHKGAPPPVPPLHRIPTSPFPKKPPPSVPPPSILKDPNKGPPPPIPFAPHLHKPVSPCPPPPPPPNPKRTLQSRTTSMGGPMMDKKDWGPQNGPAHCSFPAAGSQSQSNNHQGVTINLRSKPSLPPSHVAKTGGSSLHPVMLNSLTSLSTPPLSPLLKTGLHNRPAIPKPPPPTVKPPLPAAKSKPPGTPIQRASPDGQSFRSLGEETPTESRKKQHSSKSSRGDDSDDYENVQLPDSVYVDTTETSLAEKLFKESDIYPQDGLYCIRNSGTKTSKVLVVWDISISKARNYRLFEEGGLIFLDSEVTFPNLSTLIEHYYSHPLPHHGSLCLQAPYIGTQSFC; encoded by the exons ATGTCGTCTCCAGAGGTGTGCTGGCCGGTGCCGATGCGAGCCATCGGGGCTCAGAACCTCCTGACCATGCCAGGAGGAGTTTCAAATGCGGGATACCTCCACAAGAAGGGCGGCAGCCAGTTCAGCCTCATGAAAT GGCCACTCAGGTACACCATCATCCACAAAGGCTGTGTGTACTACTTTAAGAGCAGTACCTCTCCTGCACCACAGGGGGCGTTCTCTCTCAACGGCTACAACAG AGTGATGAGAGCGGCAGAGGAGACGACGTCCAGTAACGTGTTTCCTTTTAAGATCGTGCATTATAGTAAGAAACACAGGACGTGGTTTTTCTCTGCAGCCAGCGAGGACGAGAGGAGG AAATGGATGCGATTCCTGCGGAGGGAGATTGATTACTATAACGACAGAAATGAGTGCCTCTTCTCAAG CGACTCGGATTCAGATGCTGACAGTTTCTATGGCTCGATTGAGAGGCCCATGGATATCAAACACCCCGTGGACAACACAGACGACG attatggtgaggatgatgatgacgacgagGAAGACTATCTACAGCCAGACAGTGACTGTTCCCCGACATCTACAG TCTCTTCAGGTCGACCCACAGGACCGCCCCCCTCCTACCCTCCTCCTCCGGTGCCGGCAACCTTCCAGCTCCGTCAAGACTCCAGTCCAGGTTTCCACAAAGGAGCACCTCCTCCAGTCCCACCCCTACACAGAATCCCAACCAGCCCGTTCCCCAAAAAGCCTCCGCCCTCTGTCCCACCTCCCTCCATACTAAAAGACCCCAACAAAGGTCCGCCTCCCCCTATCCCCTTTGCTCCCCACCTGCACAAGCCTGTCTCGCCCTGCCCgccacctccacctccccctaATCCAAAGAGAACTCTTCAGAGCAGGACCACCTCCATGGGGGGGCCCATGATGGACAAGAAAGACTGGGGGCCTCAAAATGGTCCCGCCCACTGCTCCTTTCCTGCAGCAGGGAGCCAATCACAAAGCAACAATCATCAAGGGGTGACAATTAACCTCCGCAGTAAGCCAAGCCTACCGCCTTCCCATGTGGCCAAAACTGGGGGGTCGTCTCTTCACCCTGTTATGTTAAACTCCCTGACATCCTTAAGTACCCCTCCGCTGTCTCCTCTTCTTAAAACTGGACTTCACAACAGGCCAGCTATACCTAAACCTCCCCCACCAACTGTCAAACCTCCGCTGCCTGCAGCCAAGTCCAAGCCGCCAGGAACCCCAATTCA AAGAGCATCGCCAGACGGCCAGAGTTTCCGATCGTTGGGAGAGGAAACGCCcacagagagcaggaagaaacAACACTCGTCgaaaagcagcagaggagacgaCTCTGACGACTATGAGAAC gTGCAGCTGCCAGACTCTGTGTACGTTGACACAACTGAAACCAGCTTAGCAGAAAA GTTGTTCAAAGAGAGCGACATCTATCCACAGGACGGTCTGTACTGCATCCGGAACTCAGGGACAAAGACATCGAAG GTGCTGGTGGTTTGGGATATCAGTATAAGCAAAGCCAGAAATTACCGTCTGTTTGAGGAG GGTGGACTTATTTTCCTGGACAGTGAAGTGACCTTCCCCAATCTGTCAACGCTTATTGAACACTACTACAgccatcctcttcctcaccaCGGCTCACTCTGCCTGCAGGCGCCTTACATAGGGACACAGAGCTTCTGCTGA
- the sh3bp2 gene encoding SH3 domain-binding protein 2 isoform X2 — protein MRRDSEPAEDGQKRSSRSPVACQFDFSLMDVLPVLASTVLASTVSLLRESAAFQSINRRLTRRTMSSPEVCWPVPMRAIGAQNLLTMPGGVSNAGYLHKKGGSQFSLMKWPLRYTIIHKGCVYYFKSSTSPAPQGAFSLNGYNRVMRAAEETTSSNVFPFKIVHYSKKHRTWFFSAASEDERRKWMRFLRREIDYYNDRNECLFSSDSDSDADSFYGSIERPMDIKHPVDNTDDDYGEDDDDDEEDYLQPDSDCSPTSTVSSGRPTGPPPSYPPPPVPATFQLRQDSSPGFHKGAPPPVPPLHRIPTSPFPKKPPPSVPPPSILKDPNKGPPPPIPFAPHLHKPVSPCPPPPPPPNPKRTLQSRTTSMGGPMMDKKDWGPQNGPAHCSFPAAGSQSQSNNHQGVTINLRSKPSLPPSHVAKTGGSSLHPVMLNSLTSLSTPPLSPLLKTGLHNRPAIPKPPPPTVKPPLPAAKSKPPGTPIQASPDGQSFRSLGEETPTESRKKQHSSKSSRGDDSDDYENVQLPDSVYVDTTETSLAEKLFKESDIYPQDGLYCIRNSGTKTSKVLVVWDISISKARNYRLFEEGGLIFLDSEVTFPNLSTLIEHYYSHPLPHHGSLCLQAPYIGTQSFC, from the exons ATGAGACGCGACAGTGAGCCCGCTGAGGACGGACAGAAAAGATCAAGTCGGAGTCCAGTCGCATGCCAGTTTGACTTTTCTCTCATGGATGTACTGCCGGTGTTAGCATCCACAGTGTTAGCCTCCACAGTTAGCCTGCTGAGGGAGAGCGCGGCTTTTCAGAGCATCAACAGAAGGCTCACCAGGAG AACCATGTCGTCTCCAGAGGTGTGCTGGCCGGTGCCGATGCGAGCCATCGGGGCTCAGAACCTCCTGACCATGCCAGGAGGAGTTTCAAATGCGGGATACCTCCACAAGAAGGGCGGCAGCCAGTTCAGCCTCATGAAAT GGCCACTCAGGTACACCATCATCCACAAAGGCTGTGTGTACTACTTTAAGAGCAGTACCTCTCCTGCACCACAGGGGGCGTTCTCTCTCAACGGCTACAACAG AGTGATGAGAGCGGCAGAGGAGACGACGTCCAGTAACGTGTTTCCTTTTAAGATCGTGCATTATAGTAAGAAACACAGGACGTGGTTTTTCTCTGCAGCCAGCGAGGACGAGAGGAGG AAATGGATGCGATTCCTGCGGAGGGAGATTGATTACTATAACGACAGAAATGAGTGCCTCTTCTCAAG CGACTCGGATTCAGATGCTGACAGTTTCTATGGCTCGATTGAGAGGCCCATGGATATCAAACACCCCGTGGACAACACAGACGACG attatggtgaggatgatgatgacgacgagGAAGACTATCTACAGCCAGACAGTGACTGTTCCCCGACATCTACAG TCTCTTCAGGTCGACCCACAGGACCGCCCCCCTCCTACCCTCCTCCTCCGGTGCCGGCAACCTTCCAGCTCCGTCAAGACTCCAGTCCAGGTTTCCACAAAGGAGCACCTCCTCCAGTCCCACCCCTACACAGAATCCCAACCAGCCCGTTCCCCAAAAAGCCTCCGCCCTCTGTCCCACCTCCCTCCATACTAAAAGACCCCAACAAAGGTCCGCCTCCCCCTATCCCCTTTGCTCCCCACCTGCACAAGCCTGTCTCGCCCTGCCCgccacctccacctccccctaATCCAAAGAGAACTCTTCAGAGCAGGACCACCTCCATGGGGGGGCCCATGATGGACAAGAAAGACTGGGGGCCTCAAAATGGTCCCGCCCACTGCTCCTTTCCTGCAGCAGGGAGCCAATCACAAAGCAACAATCATCAAGGGGTGACAATTAACCTCCGCAGTAAGCCAAGCCTACCGCCTTCCCATGTGGCCAAAACTGGGGGGTCGTCTCTTCACCCTGTTATGTTAAACTCCCTGACATCCTTAAGTACCCCTCCGCTGTCTCCTCTTCTTAAAACTGGACTTCACAACAGGCCAGCTATACCTAAACCTCCCCCACCAACTGTCAAACCTCCGCTGCCTGCAGCCAAGTCCAAGCCGCCAGGAACCCCAATTCA AGCATCGCCAGACGGCCAGAGTTTCCGATCGTTGGGAGAGGAAACGCCcacagagagcaggaagaaacAACACTCGTCgaaaagcagcagaggagacgaCTCTGACGACTATGAGAAC gTGCAGCTGCCAGACTCTGTGTACGTTGACACAACTGAAACCAGCTTAGCAGAAAA GTTGTTCAAAGAGAGCGACATCTATCCACAGGACGGTCTGTACTGCATCCGGAACTCAGGGACAAAGACATCGAAG GTGCTGGTGGTTTGGGATATCAGTATAAGCAAAGCCAGAAATTACCGTCTGTTTGAGGAG GGTGGACTTATTTTCCTGGACAGTGAAGTGACCTTCCCCAATCTGTCAACGCTTATTGAACACTACTACAgccatcctcttcctcaccaCGGCTCACTCTGCCTGCAGGCGCCTTACATAGGGACACAGAGCTTCTGCTGA
- the sh3bp2 gene encoding SH3 domain-binding protein 2 isoform X3, producing MSADMSAPSMRKKSFARSTKPSVRMCIREQRDILTMSSPEVCWPVPMRAIGAQNLLTMPGGVSNAGYLHKKGGSQFSLMKWPLRYTIIHKGCVYYFKSSTSPAPQGAFSLNGYNRVMRAAEETTSSNVFPFKIVHYSKKHRTWFFSAASEDERRKWMRFLRREIDYYNDRNECLFSSDSDSDADSFYGSIERPMDIKHPVDNTDDDYGEDDDDDEEDYLQPDSDCSPTSTVSSGRPTGPPPSYPPPPVPATFQLRQDSSPGFHKGAPPPVPPLHRIPTSPFPKKPPPSVPPPSILKDPNKGPPPPIPFAPHLHKPVSPCPPPPPPPNPKRTLQSRTTSMGGPMMDKKDWGPQNGPAHCSFPAAGSQSQSNNHQGVTINLRSKPSLPPSHVAKTGGSSLHPVMLNSLTSLSTPPLSPLLKTGLHNRPAIPKPPPPTVKPPLPAAKSKPPGTPIQRASPDGQSFRSLGEETPTESRKKQHSSKSSRGDDSDDYENVQLPDSVYVDTTETSLAEKLFKESDIYPQDGLYCIRNSGTKTSKVLVVWDISISKARNYRLFEEGGLIFLDSEVTFPNLSTLIEHYYSHPLPHHGSLCLQAPYIGTQSFC from the exons ATGTCAGCAGACATGTCCGCTCCGTCCATGAGGAAGAAGTCGTTTGCTCGGAGCACCAAGCCGAGCGTCAGGATGTGTATTCGGGAACAGAGGGATATCCT AACCATGTCGTCTCCAGAGGTGTGCTGGCCGGTGCCGATGCGAGCCATCGGGGCTCAGAACCTCCTGACCATGCCAGGAGGAGTTTCAAATGCGGGATACCTCCACAAGAAGGGCGGCAGCCAGTTCAGCCTCATGAAAT GGCCACTCAGGTACACCATCATCCACAAAGGCTGTGTGTACTACTTTAAGAGCAGTACCTCTCCTGCACCACAGGGGGCGTTCTCTCTCAACGGCTACAACAG AGTGATGAGAGCGGCAGAGGAGACGACGTCCAGTAACGTGTTTCCTTTTAAGATCGTGCATTATAGTAAGAAACACAGGACGTGGTTTTTCTCTGCAGCCAGCGAGGACGAGAGGAGG AAATGGATGCGATTCCTGCGGAGGGAGATTGATTACTATAACGACAGAAATGAGTGCCTCTTCTCAAG CGACTCGGATTCAGATGCTGACAGTTTCTATGGCTCGATTGAGAGGCCCATGGATATCAAACACCCCGTGGACAACACAGACGACG attatggtgaggatgatgatgacgacgagGAAGACTATCTACAGCCAGACAGTGACTGTTCCCCGACATCTACAG TCTCTTCAGGTCGACCCACAGGACCGCCCCCCTCCTACCCTCCTCCTCCGGTGCCGGCAACCTTCCAGCTCCGTCAAGACTCCAGTCCAGGTTTCCACAAAGGAGCACCTCCTCCAGTCCCACCCCTACACAGAATCCCAACCAGCCCGTTCCCCAAAAAGCCTCCGCCCTCTGTCCCACCTCCCTCCATACTAAAAGACCCCAACAAAGGTCCGCCTCCCCCTATCCCCTTTGCTCCCCACCTGCACAAGCCTGTCTCGCCCTGCCCgccacctccacctccccctaATCCAAAGAGAACTCTTCAGAGCAGGACCACCTCCATGGGGGGGCCCATGATGGACAAGAAAGACTGGGGGCCTCAAAATGGTCCCGCCCACTGCTCCTTTCCTGCAGCAGGGAGCCAATCACAAAGCAACAATCATCAAGGGGTGACAATTAACCTCCGCAGTAAGCCAAGCCTACCGCCTTCCCATGTGGCCAAAACTGGGGGGTCGTCTCTTCACCCTGTTATGTTAAACTCCCTGACATCCTTAAGTACCCCTCCGCTGTCTCCTCTTCTTAAAACTGGACTTCACAACAGGCCAGCTATACCTAAACCTCCCCCACCAACTGTCAAACCTCCGCTGCCTGCAGCCAAGTCCAAGCCGCCAGGAACCCCAATTCA AAGAGCATCGCCAGACGGCCAGAGTTTCCGATCGTTGGGAGAGGAAACGCCcacagagagcaggaagaaacAACACTCGTCgaaaagcagcagaggagacgaCTCTGACGACTATGAGAAC gTGCAGCTGCCAGACTCTGTGTACGTTGACACAACTGAAACCAGCTTAGCAGAAAA GTTGTTCAAAGAGAGCGACATCTATCCACAGGACGGTCTGTACTGCATCCGGAACTCAGGGACAAAGACATCGAAG GTGCTGGTGGTTTGGGATATCAGTATAAGCAAAGCCAGAAATTACCGTCTGTTTGAGGAG GGTGGACTTATTTTCCTGGACAGTGAAGTGACCTTCCCCAATCTGTCAACGCTTATTGAACACTACTACAgccatcctcttcctcaccaCGGCTCACTCTGCCTGCAGGCGCCTTACATAGGGACACAGAGCTTCTGCTGA
- the sh3bp2 gene encoding SH3 domain-binding protein 2 isoform X1: protein MRRDSEPAEDGQKRSSRSPVACQFDFSLMDVLPVLASTVLASTVSLLRESAAFQSINRRLTRRTMSSPEVCWPVPMRAIGAQNLLTMPGGVSNAGYLHKKGGSQFSLMKWPLRYTIIHKGCVYYFKSSTSPAPQGAFSLNGYNRVMRAAEETTSSNVFPFKIVHYSKKHRTWFFSAASEDERRKWMRFLRREIDYYNDRNECLFSSDSDSDADSFYGSIERPMDIKHPVDNTDDDYGEDDDDDEEDYLQPDSDCSPTSTVSSGRPTGPPPSYPPPPVPATFQLRQDSSPGFHKGAPPPVPPLHRIPTSPFPKKPPPSVPPPSILKDPNKGPPPPIPFAPHLHKPVSPCPPPPPPPNPKRTLQSRTTSMGGPMMDKKDWGPQNGPAHCSFPAAGSQSQSNNHQGVTINLRSKPSLPPSHVAKTGGSSLHPVMLNSLTSLSTPPLSPLLKTGLHNRPAIPKPPPPTVKPPLPAAKSKPPGTPIQRASPDGQSFRSLGEETPTESRKKQHSSKSSRGDDSDDYENVQLPDSVYVDTTETSLAEKLFKESDIYPQDGLYCIRNSGTKTSKVLVVWDISISKARNYRLFEEGGLIFLDSEVTFPNLSTLIEHYYSHPLPHHGSLCLQAPYIGTQSFC, encoded by the exons ATGAGACGCGACAGTGAGCCCGCTGAGGACGGACAGAAAAGATCAAGTCGGAGTCCAGTCGCATGCCAGTTTGACTTTTCTCTCATGGATGTACTGCCGGTGTTAGCATCCACAGTGTTAGCCTCCACAGTTAGCCTGCTGAGGGAGAGCGCGGCTTTTCAGAGCATCAACAGAAGGCTCACCAGGAG AACCATGTCGTCTCCAGAGGTGTGCTGGCCGGTGCCGATGCGAGCCATCGGGGCTCAGAACCTCCTGACCATGCCAGGAGGAGTTTCAAATGCGGGATACCTCCACAAGAAGGGCGGCAGCCAGTTCAGCCTCATGAAAT GGCCACTCAGGTACACCATCATCCACAAAGGCTGTGTGTACTACTTTAAGAGCAGTACCTCTCCTGCACCACAGGGGGCGTTCTCTCTCAACGGCTACAACAG AGTGATGAGAGCGGCAGAGGAGACGACGTCCAGTAACGTGTTTCCTTTTAAGATCGTGCATTATAGTAAGAAACACAGGACGTGGTTTTTCTCTGCAGCCAGCGAGGACGAGAGGAGG AAATGGATGCGATTCCTGCGGAGGGAGATTGATTACTATAACGACAGAAATGAGTGCCTCTTCTCAAG CGACTCGGATTCAGATGCTGACAGTTTCTATGGCTCGATTGAGAGGCCCATGGATATCAAACACCCCGTGGACAACACAGACGACG attatggtgaggatgatgatgacgacgagGAAGACTATCTACAGCCAGACAGTGACTGTTCCCCGACATCTACAG TCTCTTCAGGTCGACCCACAGGACCGCCCCCCTCCTACCCTCCTCCTCCGGTGCCGGCAACCTTCCAGCTCCGTCAAGACTCCAGTCCAGGTTTCCACAAAGGAGCACCTCCTCCAGTCCCACCCCTACACAGAATCCCAACCAGCCCGTTCCCCAAAAAGCCTCCGCCCTCTGTCCCACCTCCCTCCATACTAAAAGACCCCAACAAAGGTCCGCCTCCCCCTATCCCCTTTGCTCCCCACCTGCACAAGCCTGTCTCGCCCTGCCCgccacctccacctccccctaATCCAAAGAGAACTCTTCAGAGCAGGACCACCTCCATGGGGGGGCCCATGATGGACAAGAAAGACTGGGGGCCTCAAAATGGTCCCGCCCACTGCTCCTTTCCTGCAGCAGGGAGCCAATCACAAAGCAACAATCATCAAGGGGTGACAATTAACCTCCGCAGTAAGCCAAGCCTACCGCCTTCCCATGTGGCCAAAACTGGGGGGTCGTCTCTTCACCCTGTTATGTTAAACTCCCTGACATCCTTAAGTACCCCTCCGCTGTCTCCTCTTCTTAAAACTGGACTTCACAACAGGCCAGCTATACCTAAACCTCCCCCACCAACTGTCAAACCTCCGCTGCCTGCAGCCAAGTCCAAGCCGCCAGGAACCCCAATTCA AAGAGCATCGCCAGACGGCCAGAGTTTCCGATCGTTGGGAGAGGAAACGCCcacagagagcaggaagaaacAACACTCGTCgaaaagcagcagaggagacgaCTCTGACGACTATGAGAAC gTGCAGCTGCCAGACTCTGTGTACGTTGACACAACTGAAACCAGCTTAGCAGAAAA GTTGTTCAAAGAGAGCGACATCTATCCACAGGACGGTCTGTACTGCATCCGGAACTCAGGGACAAAGACATCGAAG GTGCTGGTGGTTTGGGATATCAGTATAAGCAAAGCCAGAAATTACCGTCTGTTTGAGGAG GGTGGACTTATTTTCCTGGACAGTGAAGTGACCTTCCCCAATCTGTCAACGCTTATTGAACACTACTACAgccatcctcttcctcaccaCGGCTCACTCTGCCTGCAGGCGCCTTACATAGGGACACAGAGCTTCTGCTGA